One Meleagris gallopavo isolate NT-WF06-2002-E0010 breed Aviagen turkey brand Nicholas breeding stock chromosome 11, Turkey_5.1, whole genome shotgun sequence genomic region harbors:
- the LOC100545895 gene encoding vesicle-associated membrane protein 3-like isoform X2 — MKIVSDTFYVLWFQSRSAPAPTQGPTGAGAAGPPPATNVSSNKRLQQTQAQVDEVVDIMRMNVDKVLERDQKLSELDNRADALQAGASQFETSAAKLKRKYWWKNCKDLPKFQCV; from the exons atgaaaatagtttCAGACACTTTTTATGTTCTCTGGTTTCAATCTAGGTCTGCTCCAGCTCCTACCCAAGGGCCCactggtgctggggctgcaggaccACCTCCTGCTACCAATGTGTCAAGTAACAAACGGCTGCAGCAGACGCAAGCCCAAGTGGATGAA GTAGTAGACATCATGAGAATGAACGTGGACAAGGTGCTAGAAAGAGACCAGAAGCTGTCAGAGCTTGACAACCGGGCAGATGCATTGCAAGCAGGTGCCTCACAGTTTGAAACCAGCGCAGccaaactgaagagaaaatattggTGGAAGAATTGCAAG